The following nucleotide sequence is from Kiritimatiella glycovorans.
ATTTTATTATAATTTTATCATTGACGCATGATTGAGGGGTGTTAGTGTCTCTGTACAAAGGGTTGGCGCGTGGTGCGCCGGGGCACGTTAATTACAATGGGAGGGTACAGTTATGCGAAAAATACTGACGATGCTGACGGTCTGCGCCTTCGCGGCGGCCGCGCAGGCAACGAATATCAACTGGCAGGGTGATGAATCGAATGACTTCGGCACCGGAGGCAACTGGGCCGGAGGGGCGGTACCCGGGCCGGGGGACGAACTGACATTCGACTCCACGGCCTCGAGTTTTACGGTCGACGTGGATTCCGATTATACGATCGGGGATTCCTATAACGACTTTCTTATCGTAAGCGGGGCGTATACCTTCAACGGAAGCGGGACCATCACGGTCGCCAGCTCAAATGACAAGCCCAACGTCACGCTGAACCTCAACGCGGACAGCGGGCAGACCCAGACGCTCAACAATAATATCTCGCTGACAAACAGCGGTACCGGGGTCACGTATTTCAGAGCCGGTGACAATAACAGCGGCGGTACGGTCAGGTTCGGCGGCAAGCTGATTCTCAACGACGCCGGGAGCAGTATCCTTATGCCGCTGGATAGTGTGACGGTTTACTACGATGGAGGCGTTGACCTCTACAATGCGGCACACGCCAATAGCAAAAACAGCAGCAGTTCGCCCGCGTTTTTCCGGGGCGCGGTCACGGACGCAGACGGCGGCTCTGATTCGCGGTTCGTGGCTGGAGGTGGCTGGTCAGTCTTTGCCAACACCAACGGCGTCGTTGGCGATTCATCCCTCTCTGATGTACTTTTCCAGGGTGGCGATCTTCGCCTGGGGGCTGATCATCAGGTCGAAACCATGCTCCGAACCGCCGCATCAAGCTACTCGCCGAGTTTCGATTTGAACGGCTTCAGCAATACAAATACCGCCAGCCTTTTACTCCTGGACGGAGGCAGCGGATTCACGCTGACCATAGATTTCAGCGACGAGGAAGCCGAGAGTCTGTGGTTCAGTGATTCATCCGGCCACGGTTGGTCGACGAATACTTCCGTGCTCAACCTCGTCGGATTCGAGTTAGGCAAGGACGAGATTCGCTTCGGAACAGATGAGAGCGGACTGGATGGCGGCCAGTTGAGCGTGATCCGGATCGATGGGGAATCCGGCGACTACTCGCTCGACAATAACGGATACCTGATCCCCGAGCCGGCCACCATGGGCCTGATCGGGGCGACCGGCGCGGCGTTACTTTTCATCCGACGCCGCATACGCTGATTCGGCGCAAAACGGTGAATGAGTGCGGTCCGGAAGTGGGTTATTCCGGACCGCTTTTTTATAGGCTTCCGGAAGAAGTTTCTCGCAAAGCGCGCGGAGCGTGCAGGTAAAGAGCCTTTCTCCCCTGTTCCACATTCCTCTTTATTCCCTTTGCGCTCGCTGCGCCTCTGCGAGAATAAACGGGAGAGGGGGTCGCGATATCTCAGCGCGACCGCTCCCTATGCCCCGTAGACGCGTATTTCCATCACACGGGCCTGCGGCGCGCCGTGGGTACTCTCGACCGTGAGGCGCACCTTATCCGCCACGCATGCGGGGAACTCATGTCGGCGGAACCGCTGATAATTTCCCCGGATCCGCGCAACGTTTTTCCACTTCCCGTTCGTCCGGCACTCGATCGTATAATCGCGCACGCAGACATCCGGATGCGCATCGCGCTGCTTGCCCATGGTTACGCTGAGATCCGTATCAAAGACGCAGTGCACCGAAGAGACCTTCGCCCGGCGTTCCAGCGTGAGTTCGATCCACTGCGGGAGCGGTTCACCGGCGTCGGAGATCCACATGTTGGGCGCCTCCTCCGTCGGCCGGGCCGTCCCGTTGATCACGTTCACGGGCGCGTACACCCTCCGCTCCGTGAAGACCGGGTCGGGGTCCAGCGCGAACGTCATTGCATCGCCCTGCACCTTTTGCCAGACGCCCGGTCGACCGTAAAACCGGAAGACCCCCTCCGTATTCAGGCTTGAGTGTCTCCAGCTTACACCTTCCGCGGTTTCCAGGTACATCCAGGCATGGGCCGTCGGGATCTCCCGGTCGATCGGGAAATCCACCCACCCTTTCATCCCGGCGGAGATGCGTCGGGTCACGGTGGCGACATCCGTTGCGGACGACAGGTCATTCCCGGATCCTGCGGCGCGGAGATGCAGGGTAATCTCCGCATCGCGCTTCGCTTCGAGCGGAAGGCTGATGCGTTCCAGGCGCCGGCCCGCCTCCCAGGGGAAGAACACGCCGCGGGCCATATTCAGCTCGAACCAGCGCCCCCTTTCGCTGCTCTCCATCTCGCGCCGGAACGGGTTGGACGCGTCCACGAACTGACTGGAGGCGCGGACCTCCGCGCGGAGTGCCAGATCCTCCGGGTCGCGGTTGCGCACGCCGGGGATGTACTGATCGTGCTTCAGCAGGAGCTGCTGCAGTTCGTCCATATGCCTGCGGTACACGCCCCGGGGGGTGGTCCGACGATGCAGCGCCAGCGCCGCGGCCGTACCGGCCGCCTGCCCCGTGATCGAGGTCTGGCCCTCGACGCGCACGGTGCCCAGCGCGATATGTGAGACGCTCATCGCGCGTCCGGCCATCAGCAGGTTTTCGATGTTACGCGAATAGAGCGTGCGGTACGGGATCTGCGCGATCGGAATCTTCACCGCGCAGTCGTACGGCCCGGTTGTGGAGAAGAGACCCTCCGCAGCATGGACATCGAGCGGCCATCCCGTGTGGCCGATCGCGTCCTCGAACGGACGCGCCGACTCGCAGTCGTTCTGATTCAGCACGTAATCGCCCAGAAGTCGCCGCGTCTCGCGTTTGCCGACCATGAACGGGACGTAGTCGAGCCGGTGCTTCGAGAGTCGGGACCGTTCGGACCACTTGTTCTTCATGTAGTCCCAGAAGGTGAAATTGATACGGAGCAGGGCGTCGCGCGCGTATTCGGGATCCCACAGATCGTCCACCTCCCCGTGGTGCTCCAGCCACCAGGTACCGTGCCATGCCACCCGCTCGAGGCGCTGATCGTCGCCGCGACGGTTGATCCAGTCGGGCGGGAGCCTGTAGATCCACGGCGGCGTCTCGAACTTCTGCGGGGAGGACTCCCGGACCGTCCGGTAAAACAGGCAGCGTTTATACTCCTCGCGGGGGCCGCGCAGGCAGCCGCTCATCGTGATGTTGTCCGCCCTTTCCGGCGCGTAGCTCTCATTGTACATCGATCGCGGCTCCCGTCCGACCCGGTGATCGGCCCCAGCGTAATAGCCGAGCCATCCGTCGCCGGAGGTATCGATGAACATCTTTCCGGGGATGCGGGATCGGCCGCCGGTGAGGGTATGGCGCGCCAGGGCCGCGCGGATACGTTTCGTCCCGCTCTTTTCCACCGCCTCGACGCGCGTATCCTCATACACCTCCAGGTTTTTCTCTTTCTCGATGAGGGTGGCGAACGGGCGGCTCATAATCGAGCCCCATTCATTCACCAGGCCGATCCGTCCGGCCTCCTCAATAATCCCGCTCTCGCGGGCGAATCGATGCTGGGAGGCGGCGCCCTGGACCGGCACGCCGATTTCCACGCTGGCGTTTCCGCCGAGCACGGGGCGATCGGAGATCAGTGCGGTCTTCATGCCCAGGCGTGCCGCAGCGATCGCCGCGCAGCAGCCCGCCGTGCCGGCCCCGACGACCACGACGTCGTACTCGGGTCTGCGTTGCAGCTGGTCGGATTCGCCACTGAGCCGTGCGCGTTCCCGCCGGAACGCCTCGAGGTCGGCGGGCGGCCGGTAATCCGTATCCCGCGTCAGTATGATTGAGGAGCAGCGCCCGTAATATCCTGTGAGGTCGCGCAGCGTCATTTCGACCGTGCCGCCCTGAAGCTCGTGCAGCCCGCCGTCCTGCCAGCTCCAGCCCTTCTCACCCTGGGCGCCGTATTCGATCCCGGAATCCTGCCCGTTAATCCGGACCGCGAACCGGCCGGGCGAGTGTTCCGGGATCCAGTTGCGGCTCCGAACCCAGAGGCGATAGCGGCCCGGCCGGACATCGGGAATCGTCAGGCCGGCATCCTCGACCGGCGTTCCCGCGCCGTGGGCGATCAGGTAGGACGAACCCATAAACCCGGAGTGCTGGGTGTCCAGCGCCCATCCGCCGTAGCTTCCGAAATCGGCGGCATCGGCCCAGAGGAATCCGGGCACGACCTCGCGGATCGTACGGGCCGGTTTACGGAACGGGATCGCGTTGTCGTACGCGCCCGAATCATAAAAATCGTCGGGGACGAAAGAAAACGCCAGGTCCCGGTTAAGCAGACTGACCGTCAGCACACCGGTCTTTACAAAATCTCGTCGATTCGTCATGAAACACCTCACTGTTTGAGCCGGTCAGGGGACCCGGGCATTGCATTCACAGGATCAGTTGGACAGCTCGCGCCTTAATTCCTCGCATTGTTCCCGATAATCATCGTTGAACTGTTCCTCGGGAAGCCAGAAGAACATCTTGAAAGGATCCGCCGAAAAATTATTTACGAGGCGGACATCCGTCAGGCTGACGTGTCCGTCGGCCCACAGGATGTGGCCCCGACCCTCGTGACGCCCTCCCCAGACGCTCTGGGAGGGCACCCGGCCGGAGAGGATCCAGGCCATCTGCCCTGATCCGTACTTTTCGACTTCCTCGGCGGCGTGACCGCTCTCGGCCAGGACGATGAACTTCGACGGGAAGCGGATCTGAGCAAAGCGCAGCTGCGGACGGTAGGTGGGGCCGAGCATGAGGTTTCCGAGTTCGACATTGCATCCGTACGACGGCTCCAGGTAGGGATGCGTCGCGTCCGGATCCTCGAAGTACCGGCGATCGGCCGGACAGCGCAGGACATCGGGGAGCCGGGTCGACGGGTCGTTGGGATCGTAGCGCTCGCCGTAATGGTCCCCGATATCATAATTGATATACGGACCGATCCCGACGTCGCGGCTCCCGTGGGGTCCTTCCGGATCCAGCGCCGGGGAACACCAGCTCTGTGCAGTGCAATGCCAGAACCCGCCCTGGATCCTGATGAGCGGCATGCGGCCGTCGTGATCCGCCGTATACTGCTGAACCGCCGTCCCGAGCGTTTTCATGTTGCCCATACAACCGGTCGCGTCGGCCATGGCACGCATCTTCGTAAAGGCCCCGAACATCAGACCCGCAAGCAGGGCAATAATCGCCAGGACCACCAGCAGCTCGATCAGCGTGAATCCCTTATAATCGCTTTTGTGTTTCATGCGCCCTCCCTCATTTCAAGGCCCGCGCACCATGTCCTCTTCTCACCCTCATGCGTCTTCGCGTTTTTCAAACGCCTCCATCTGGACGCGGGTGACGGGGTATTTGTACAGGAACACTCCCGCGATGCAGATGACGACCGGACCGCTGATGAAGGTCAGGATGGCGATGTTACGTACGGCCTCGGGGGTCTGGTCCGTGGCGCCCGAGACGATCCCGGCCAGGCCGACCAGTGAGCCGCAGATAAACATCCCGATCGAGCCCGCCGCCTTCGCGCAGAACGTGAACACCGACGCGTAGCCCGCATTCTTCAGCTTGCCGGTATTCTGCTCGTTGATCGCCGCGACGTCGGCGATCATCGAACTGGCCAGCGGTACGAGGAAGCCGCAACCGCCCCACCAGCACATCTGCAGGAGGCCGAACACGAGGGTGGCGACGGAAAACGATTTTCCGAACAGGGTAAAGGGGATCTGCCCCGGCTCCATCAGGCCGCCGATAAACACGGCCAGCAGGCTCAGCCCCCCGAATACGGCCATCCCGATCCCGATAAATCCGGCCGGCTTCTTATCGAACCGGCGGACCAGCCTGGACACGTTCAGCGAGGCGAAGGCGAAGGCGAGCATCCCGCCCCCGTGCACAAAGGTCTTCTCAAAGGCGCTGAATTTCATAAAGAAGACGTAGGTGAACATCTGGGTCTGGGCCATGAGCATGAACGAGAGCGTGGCGAGCATAAAGAAGCCGAACACGGCCAGGGCGAGCCGATCCCGCAGGATGGAGGAGAAGTCGACCCAGAAATCGCGGATCGAGTTGCCTTCGACCGGTTCCTTCCGGTTGTCCACCGCGTAGTTGCGGGTACCCCAGCAGCAGATCGACACCAGCGTCATGATCGCCACACCGAGTGAAATGGCCATGAGCAGGTAATTTCCGGGGATCAGGGCACCGTCGATCATCTCACCCGCCTCGTTCATTTCCTCCTGGAAGAACAGCGACCAGGCCATGGCGCCGAAGAGGAAGTTGCAGGTCTGATTGATGAAGAACCGCGCCCCCTGCAGGCGTGCGCGGGATTCGTATTCGGGGCAGATCTCGAAGCCCAGCGCGGTATACGGCACCATGTATACGGTCAGGGCCGTGCGGATCATCAGGTTGAGCACCAGGGCGACGATGAAGATCAGCACCGGCGAACTCAGAAGCTGCGGCAGGGTCCAGAAGGAGACGAAGAGTGCCGCGCTCAGAAATCCCCCGATCAGCACGTACGGATGGCGCCGCCCCCAGCGGGTTCGCGTATTATCCGAGATGTGACCCATGATCGGATCGGTGATCGCATCCCAGAAAATGGCGACGCTGATGGCCAGCGAGGCCCACGCCGGATTGAGTCCCAGGATCTGGGTGAGGTAGATCATGGCGAAGTTGCTCATGCCGTTCATCGTGATCGAGAACGCGCCGTCACCCACGGCGTACTTGAAGATGTCCAGCTGACTTTTCTGTCCGGTTCGGGATTGTGCCATTACGGATTTCCTTCTGTTCAGCGGCCTGCTCCGCATACGTAATTTGTTGCTCTAATAGATTATCAGCGTTCGCACTCCGGGCGGTTACCCTCCAGGTACAGTCTTTTCGTACAGCGGAATCGCGCGGGCGGATTGAACCGGCCGCGCATCTCATTGTTTATGAAGAACAGGTCGGTCTGCATCGGGATCCCCGATGAACGGGCACCGAGTGTCAGCCAGTCGACGGAAACCATCGGCTCCCGTTCCAGAAATGCGCAGTCGATGATCCGATTCCCGCGCACGACCAGATACCGGGCCCAGAATCCCTCGGGCCAGTCGGGGGTATTCTCGATACACAGCGCGTGATTCGACAATCGCTCGAAACGGTTATCTTCGATCAGCCCGTACGAGGCCTTGATAAAGCCCCCGTATCTCCGCCCGTCGTGCATGTAATTGTCCCGGTACACGAAATAGTTCCCGGTCGCATCGCGGTTGTAGGCGTGATCGTAGATCTTCCAGTCGTGCCGGTCAAACGGGGTTCCCTCCGGCGCGAGTTCGAGATCCGGGACCGCCGCGGAAAACGTCACGATCCCGTCCCGCACCGACTCCACGCGCCCGCCGTGGAGGACCCGTCCGGTCTGCGGGCGGAAGAAAGCGAGCCGGTCGCCCGCCCGGATCCGCTCCGGACGCGTCATCCGGAGCCTCCGGTCGTCGAGCCGGTCGAGCACATACAGCGGGGTACTGTAGACATTGAGGCAGTCATCGGAAAGCCCCTCGAACTCGCATCCCTCGATCCACGGGCCGACCCGCGCGGCCTGGCAGTGCACCCCGTCCGCTCCGCTCGTCAGGATGCGTCCGTCGCGCAGACGGCTGCGGCAGTCGAGCACATTGAGACGTGAGGTGGTCGTGCCGACGAACAGCGATCCCGGGCAGGCGTAGTAGGTAATGCGTTCGAAGGTGATCCGTTCGCTGTCGTCGAACCGGCACCCGCCCGAGGCGCGGCCGACCTGCGCGTAGCGATCTCCGGTTTCAATGGTCTCCCATCCCCGGGATCCGGACCGCTCTTTCAGGCGGATCCGGAAGACGCCGTCGCCGCGATCCTCACATGAATCCCGCATCATGAAGTTGGGCACGCCGTCCTTGAGTTTTCCGGGATGCGCCGGATCCTTGATCATGCCCCATGAGTTGAAGGACTCGAAAAAGGGATCGGCCGGAGCGGGAAATCCGGGGTCGACCCGCACGTCGATCCAGCCGGCACGACGATCGAGGTCCGTGACCGTTCCCTGGGTGAACGGGAGGGGATCGTAATCGATGGTGAAATCGCGGACGATGACCCGTTTCGAGTCCCGGACCCGGAAGAACCCGCACTCGGGCCGCCGGATCACCATCTCCGCGCCGCGTCCGTCGATCACCAC
It contains:
- a CDS encoding PEP-CTERM sorting domain-containing protein, encoding MRKILTMLTVCAFAAAAQATNINWQGDESNDFGTGGNWAGGAVPGPGDELTFDSTASSFTVDVDSDYTIGDSYNDFLIVSGAYTFNGSGTITVASSNDKPNVTLNLNADSGQTQTLNNNISLTNSGTGVTYFRAGDNNSGGTVRFGGKLILNDAGSSILMPLDSVTVYYDGGVDLYNAAHANSKNSSSSPAFFRGAVTDADGGSDSRFVAGGGWSVFANTNGVVGDSSLSDVLFQGGDLRLGADHQVETMLRTAASSYSPSFDLNGFSNTNTASLLLLDGGSGFTLTIDFSDEEAESLWFSDSSGHGWSTNTSVLNLVGFELGKDEIRFGTDESGLDGGQLSVIRIDGESGDYSLDNNGYLIPEPATMGLIGATGAALLFIRRRIR
- a CDS encoding FAD-dependent oxidoreductase, translating into MTNRRDFVKTGVLTVSLLNRDLAFSFVPDDFYDSGAYDNAIPFRKPARTIREVVPGFLWADAADFGSYGGWALDTQHSGFMGSSYLIAHGAGTPVEDAGLTIPDVRPGRYRLWVRSRNWIPEHSPGRFAVRINGQDSGIEYGAQGEKGWSWQDGGLHELQGGTVEMTLRDLTGYYGRCSSIILTRDTDYRPPADLEAFRRERARLSGESDQLQRRPEYDVVVVGAGTAGCCAAIAAARLGMKTALISDRPVLGGNASVEIGVPVQGAASQHRFARESGIIEEAGRIGLVNEWGSIMSRPFATLIEKEKNLEVYEDTRVEAVEKSGTKRIRAALARHTLTGGRSRIPGKMFIDTSGDGWLGYYAGADHRVGREPRSMYNESYAPERADNITMSGCLRGPREEYKRCLFYRTVRESSPQKFETPPWIYRLPPDWINRRGDDQRLERVAWHGTWWLEHHGEVDDLWDPEYARDALLRINFTFWDYMKNKWSERSRLSKHRLDYVPFMVGKRETRRLLGDYVLNQNDCESARPFEDAIGHTGWPLDVHAAEGLFSTTGPYDCAVKIPIAQIPYRTLYSRNIENLLMAGRAMSVSHIALGTVRVEGQTSITGQAAGTAAALALHRRTTPRGVYRRHMDELQQLLLKHDQYIPGVRNRDPEDLALRAEVRASSQFVDASNPFRREMESSERGRWFELNMARGVFFPWEAGRRLERISLPLEAKRDAEITLHLRAAGSGNDLSSATDVATVTRRISAGMKGWVDFPIDREIPTAHAWMYLETAEGVSWRHSSLNTEGVFRFYGRPGVWQKVQGDAMTFALDPDPVFTERRVYAPVNVINGTARPTEEAPNMWISDAGEPLPQWIELTLERRAKVSSVHCVFDTDLSVTMGKQRDAHPDVCVRDYTIECRTNGKWKNVARIRGNYQRFRRHEFPACVADKVRLTVESTHGAPQARVMEIRVYGA
- a CDS encoding prepilin-type N-terminal cleavage/methylation domain-containing protein; translated protein: MKHKSDYKGFTLIELLVVLAIIALLAGLMFGAFTKMRAMADATGCMGNMKTLGTAVQQYTADHDGRMPLIRIQGGFWHCTAQSWCSPALDPEGPHGSRDVGIGPYINYDIGDHYGERYDPNDPSTRLPDVLRCPADRRYFEDPDATHPYLEPSYGCNVELGNLMLGPTYRPQLRFAQIRFPSKFIVLAESGHAAEEVEKYGSGQMAWILSGRVPSQSVWGGRHEGRGHILWADGHVSLTDVRLVNNFSADPFKMFFWLPEEQFNDDYREQCEELRRELSN
- a CDS encoding MFS transporter, whose translation is MAQSRTGQKSQLDIFKYAVGDGAFSITMNGMSNFAMIYLTQILGLNPAWASLAISVAIFWDAITDPIMGHISDNTRTRWGRRHPYVLIGGFLSAALFVSFWTLPQLLSSPVLIFIVALVLNLMIRTALTVYMVPYTALGFEICPEYESRARLQGARFFINQTCNFLFGAMAWSLFFQEEMNEAGEMIDGALIPGNYLLMAISLGVAIMTLVSICCWGTRNYAVDNRKEPVEGNSIRDFWVDFSSILRDRLALAVFGFFMLATLSFMLMAQTQMFTYVFFMKFSAFEKTFVHGGGMLAFAFASLNVSRLVRRFDKKPAGFIGIGMAVFGGLSLLAVFIGGLMEPGQIPFTLFGKSFSVATLVFGLLQMCWWGGCGFLVPLASSMIADVAAINEQNTGKLKNAGYASVFTFCAKAAGSIGMFICGSLVGLAGIVSGATDQTPEAVRNIAILTFISGPVVICIAGVFLYKYPVTRVQMEAFEKREDA
- a CDS encoding right-handed parallel beta-helix repeat-containing protein, producing MSCKPHERTRGWRAPVAVRAAIPGCVILLAAALCPTRGTAAGSAVEITREAEALAEHILKVRGAPLRNIEGLERIDARDFGAVPDDGREDGEAIRRAMQAINRKGGGVELVFEPGRYMVDPGAGLSNAAVAGLMLRSVEDVVIDGRGAEMVIRRPECGFFRVRDSKRVIVRDFTIDYDPLPFTQGTVTDLDRRAGWIDVRVDPGFPAPADPFFESFNSWGMIKDPAHPGKLKDGVPNFMMRDSCEDRGDGVFRIRLKERSGSRGWETIETGDRYAQVGRASGGCRFDDSERITFERITYYACPGSLFVGTTTSRLNVLDCRSRLRDGRILTSGADGVHCQAARVGPWIEGCEFEGLSDDCLNVYSTPLYVLDRLDDRRLRMTRPERIRAGDRLAFFRPQTGRVLHGGRVESVRDGIVTFSAAVPDLELAPEGTPFDRHDWKIYDHAYNRDATGNYFVYRDNYMHDGRRYGGFIKASYGLIEDNRFERLSNHALCIENTPDWPEGFWARYLVVRGNRIIDCAFLEREPMVSVDWLTLGARSSGIPMQTDLFFINNEMRGRFNPPARFRCTKRLYLEGNRPECER